A region from the Lolium perenne isolate Kyuss_39 chromosome 4, Kyuss_2.0, whole genome shotgun sequence genome encodes:
- the LOC127347625 gene encoding putative invertase inhibitor — protein sequence MQPLTILLTLAILPGLVAGTSSLINTTCSVIPEMSYDYCVGVLSADPAGASAKDKRGLAIVAANQSVHNVTSTLHMMSDLVQGLNNCIEYYKYMGDLTTSAIDDFHAGRDAEVIYEKLRRASDEPLSCDMALYEGATKNPVEKENSENKYLAHLASGITFLMVNGAS from the coding sequence ATGCAGCCCCTCACCATACTCCTCACCCTAGCCATCCTCCCTGGCCTCGTAGCCGGCACCTCATCTCTCATCAACACAACATGCTCCGTCATTCCTGAGATGTCCTACGACTATTGTGTTGGCGTGCTCTCGGCCGATCCAGCGGGTGCCTCCGCCAAAGACAAGCGTGGGTTGGCCATCGTAGCTGCTAACCAGAGCGTGCACAATGTGACATCCACATTGCATATGATGAGCGACCTAGTGCAAGGGCTCAACAATTGCATCGAGTATTACAAGTATATGGGTGACTTGACGACGAGCGCCATTGATGACTTCCACGCAGGCCGAGATGCTGAAGTGATATACGAAAAGTTACGGAGGGCCTCTGATGAGCCCTTAAGTTGTGATATGGCGCTGTATGAGGGAGCCACAAAAAATCCCGTGGAGAAAGAGAACTCGGAAAACAAATACTTGGCTCATTTAGCCAGCGGCATCACATTTCTGATGGTAAATGGAGCCTCTTAA